The genomic window TCAGCTCATTCGTTTGCACAAGTGTCGGGAGTTTAAATCCCGCCTTAtgcataataaataaattttttgcttttgaaaacatactctttttttattttattctttataaATTTTTTCTTTAGCTTTTGATCCAAGGTTAAAATTTAAGGATTTTGATTTTAATCCTATTACTAGTTTGCTTAGTTAAATACTCACATGACAAGTTAAATGGTAACATAGCAAATTAAATAGTAGCATAACGAGTTAAAATGTTGATGTGAAATTGTGAATCAAAAAACGTTTTAAccgataaataaaataaaagtcctAATATCTTTCAAAAATGTTTCATTTTATGATAGCATAGCTAGCTTTCAATggtttaatattatttattattttaaagctttagtatatttttgggggagaaaaattttattatattgaaagCTCACTAGATCTAGATATTAATTCATTTAATTGTATTCAAATTCATTGAATTTTTAATCGATAGAAATTTCAAAATGACAAAATTTTGGAATGGATATTTAATTTGGAGATTTcagttattataatttttttttaatgtgtgtaaagaagtattttttttgaaaaaaattaaatattttttagtcaAAATCGGAAAATCCTGTTATTAATATagtgaaaagatagaaaaaaaaatcattatagtaattttacaaaaatactaaaatttttcaAATGAAAACCTTCTAATAATTTATGTAGTCAATATAAGCAACTAAAATTTTGAGTCGTGGTTTTCAAGATAAGATAGTATATTCTATAAACAAAACTAATTTAATAATTCAATCTAAATTATGTTATCtattaattaaaacaaacaaattttGAGGCTTTGACTAATAGATTTCTCCTATTTACTTGAAGCTATAAAACTTTTGACACAACTTTATTCCAATATATGAAATTGATGTCCCCAAACCTATTATGGAATGTATGTATATCTTTGTGGTAAGAGTttgttttgtgttattagttaacCACACGTCCACACCCCACGTGGGGGTAGAAATTTAATTATATCATTatcatatataattatatatgagGATTATGATTAACATTATAAACAAATCTAAGGATAAGAGACCTAACCTAGTCAACCACTAGTCAAGGGCATGGTCTTTTCCATCTTCACCACTTTAATGACGTTGGATAAAAGAATAGattctcaaacaagggaatacgAGTGAGAATCATACGATTAATCTAAAAAATAGTATTattaactaaaaaattataatattcacTCCCTGATTTACATGGAGTTAAAACTCATTTTGGCCCTTGAAATTTTCGACCGACTTCAATTTCGACCCATAAATTTATAGTTAAAAACACCCCTAAATATTGAATTGTGTCCCACGCTTGTTCCGTAACTATCTCCGTTAACGAAGATCTGATATGGTACATTAAGTTGACAGAGTATGTATCCACGTGGTACCAACTTACTAGAATGGATGTGTGATGAGTGAATGATGTGGCAAAAATTGAATGAACTCAATTTGCAACCCTTTTTTTCCAATATGTTCGAGATTTTGCTGGAAATATTGAGTTCATTCAACTTTTGCCACATCATTCACTCATTATACATCCATTCTAACAAGTTGGGTGCTACGTGGATATACACTTTGTCAACTTAACATACCACATTAGATTTCCGTTAACGGAGATAGCTACAGAGGCAAACCTGAAACACAATCTAATATTTGAGGATGTTAATTAGGTAACTATAAATTTAAAGGTCGAAATTGAGGCCGGTCAAAAATTTCAGGACCAAAATGAATTTCAACTCAACTTACATAGTATAAAATATCAAGCTATTTTGCACATTATTTACTTTTAAGTATATATTAAGAGAAATTCTTTAGTGTCTATGAAAATTATGTCTAATTAGGTAAATTAGAGATAAAATAAAGTGGGATATActcttttatgtttaaattcTCTGAGTGGAATTTAAGTAGCATAGAAGATATCATATACTAAAGTTAAGTAAAATTTTAATCTTCTCCAATCATAAATAATTCTTGAATTGACCTATATAATATTTTTGGGCCCCACTCCCCTTTCCACCAAGGCCCAAAATCATCACTACCCCACACTTTTCCtttactttaaaattttaaaattttattaattaaaatcacagcttattataaataataataataataataacaataataacattaGATACCACTAACTAATCACCTNNNNNNNNNNNNNNNNNNNNNNNNNNNNNNNNNNNNNNNNNNNNNNNNNNNNNNNNNNNNNNNNNNNNNNNNNNNNNNNNNNNNNNNNNNNNNNNNNNNNNNNNNNNNNNNNNNNNNNNNNNNNNNNNNNNNNNNNNNNNNNNNNNNNNNNNNNNNNNNNNNNNNNNNNNNNNNNNNNNNNNNNNNNNNNNNNNNNNNNNNNNNNNNNNNNNNNNNNNNNNNNNNNNNNNNNNNNNNNNNNNNNNNNNNNNNNNNNNNNNNNNNNNNNNNNNNNNNNNNNNNNNNNNNNNNNNNNNNNNNNNNNNNNNNNNNNNNNNNNNNNNNNNNNNNNNNNNNNNNNNNNNNNNNNNNNNNNNNNNNNNNNNNNNNNNNNNNNNNNNNNNNNNNNNNNNNNNNNNNNNNNNNNNNNNNNNNNNNNNNNNNNNNNNNNNNNNNNNNNNNNNNNNNNNNNNNNNNNNNNNNNNNNTAATAGCATTAGAACCCCACCACACGCTACAATTATGAGCAAACGTTACTTTATTTATCCTAAGTTTTtttcttaaagaaaaaaataaaaaacaactcAGATCCTACATCCAAGACCAGCCCCATGTTATGGCAAAACCGTAATTCACTCAAATCCCAGGGCATTCACTTAAAAAAACATACATGTtgcaagagaaagaaaaaaggtaaaaagaaaagagtAAAATGTTTTATTTCTCCaaaatattgaattattttcaCATCAATAACAGATAACTAAATTAAAGGGCCATACTAATCGCTATTGTTTATTAACCTAATTTAACGACTAATTTATCTAACCTTCATCTTAACCGAGTAATATTTAAATTTAGTAGACCAATAATTAATGAAAAAATATAAAGAATCAATGTAAATAGTGTACAATATATATAATGGTAGTTAACACAAAAATGAATAGCACGATTGAAATTAGAATAAACGTGAGTAATTTTTAtttgagaaagtatagggagctaATATAATATCTatataatgtgtacaatagaaATTTAGAGATGTCCGATTCAGTATTAGAAatataactattagtgttaccttttcctatcagcttaaacttttgggatgagtagtTTCATCATATAGTATCGTAGCCTATTgtatacattgtacaaatatttcattgactccTTAgcggaaattttttttatttttaattcatattaGGCCAAATAAACAGTcattgtatacattgtacaaTACCCCATTAACTCCCTAGCAAAATTCTTAATGAATAGAATTTACTGTAAATCAAATATCTATTTAAATATTNNNTAGAGAGATATTATAcatgtaaatataaaattataaatataaatgtcACGATCTGAATTATTATTTTGAGTTTCCTATACTTTTATAGTTTATATAGAAACATATAAACATAACATAACGCGCACACACactctcactcactcactcatcACCGGCCGGCGACACCATTCGCCGGAGGAACTCATTATTATCAATCAGAACAAGCTTCACACTCCTTTCacattcttctttgttttctgcAAATTCTGATATCCAATCGGGAAAACTGAATAACTTTGGAGCATAACAAACACTAACTGTTTTCATGTGCTGCTTCTTTTGCACGATGCTGTTTTTGTAACagaagctaaaaagaagaaaaagtaggaggaggaggaggaggagcaaAACGACGGCGTATGATGCTGTGCAGGAAAAGTTCTCGAAACGGCGTCGTTTCGGGATCGGTGCCGGTGTACCTGAACGTCTACGATCTTACGCCAATTAACGGTTACGCTTACTGGTTCGGACTCGGAGTGTACCATTCCGGCGTCGaaggttctctctctctctctctttgttttttagaattttaatttgaacCTTAATTTTGTTGAAACTCATCTTCATTATTccatttctttttttgtttttttggaatTTGAATCTGCAGAACGAACTGTCTCAGATCTAGGATCTGTTAGTGAAAAGAAAAATGGTAGTAATGTGTTTCATTTTTATATATTGCATAAACTGCAAAATCATTTTATGCATTTTTGTAAAGTGTTCATAATTTCTCACTCAATTTTGACTAGTGTAGACTGCTGCAGAAAAATTTAGAATATCTTAGTCACAGTATAATTTAATTTCAAATGAAGTTTGTTTGTTTAGGTTTGcattaagaatgaagtttttctGAATTTAAGAatctcaattattggctatgaaaatcaTGAAGATTTATTAGTACCATGTATGGTTTAAATGGCTAAAATTATGAAGATTTATTATCTGCTCATGGTTTCAACAAAATTCGTGTATTATAGTAGAGGTTAATTGTAGTTTAAGCTAATCTTGTAAAAACATTACGTCATTTATAAAAGAATCTACTAAAAATGAATTGATCTGTAGAAATTTCAATGGTTGTGACTAGTGAGAGTGACATATTTGATTTATTAACACTGCAAAATGAAATCATATTCTATTATAAGTTGATGCATTTGACTCTATTTTTCTCATGTAGctgtttggttttggttttgaaaTTTTGTTGTTTGCAGTGCACAGTGTGGAGTATGCATTTGGGGCTCACGAGTACTCATCGACGGGGATATTCGAAGGGGAACCAAAGAGGTGTGAAGGGTTTAGATTCAGGAAGACAATACTGATTGGGAAGACAGATATGGGGCCGGATGAAGTGAGAGCGGTGATGGAAGAACTTGCAGCTGACTACAGAGGCAATGCCTACAACTTGATCACCAAAAACTGTAACCATTTCTGCAATGATACTTGTCTTAGGCTAACCGGAAATCCTATTCCCAGTTGGGTCAATCGTCTTGCCCGAATTGGTATGCCAACTTACTACTCATTGCAATAGTCaccttttgattttaatttaagaatCTCAGATGCAGATACATTGTCATTActgaattatgaaaatttgacAGCTGGTACCATTGTGATTCCCATGATGATGTGTTGTGGTAATGGTTATAGTTATGTTGTTAATAATTGCCAAAAATTCATGAGAAAGACAGTTGACACAACTGCAATTTATTGGAGAACATAATTGAAACACCAGTTTTGTTTTCAATGTTTTAAAATTGAACTAGTTGTTAAATCATTACTCTTTCGGTTTACGGCATGTTTGATTTCATATGTGAATTGAATCTATGTCAGTTTCTTCTCCGTTCCATTTTCAAACCAAACTGATACTTATAGTTGAACTTCAGTGAAATGTTGATTCAACTTATAAATGTTTAATGATCAGTTGTGTTGATCCAAACTTAAAAATTCGCAACTTGTTAGACTTCTACAACTTTTGATGCTAATGCACTGTCTTCCTTTCTAGTTTTACTCCACTTCTCCAACTTATAATACCTTTTTGCAGTACCTTATGATTGTTAAGTGGTGATGAAAATTACTTAGCTATGATTTATGCATATTCAAGTTGAACTCTCATGTTGATCTCTCACTTAGTAGAATAAGACTTGGTTGTTAGGGTAAATTACATTCAAATCCCTCACTCATTCACATGCATTAAATTTTATAAGAGACAAGGATACCGGGTATTCTATAATTTTAATATTGCATAACCTCATTGCAGGTGAAATTTACTGTATCTATTTTTATAGTTGCACAGTTTTGGTTGAATTAATCCAACattgattgaaatttttttttttctttttggattggtTGGGCAAATTTCGTGGCAGGTTTTATGTGCAACTGTGTTCTTCCCGTGACATTGAACTCGACCAAAGTTAGGCATCATAGAATAGAAGACAAGCCATGTGAAGCAGAGAAGCAAGCATTGAAAAGTGACTCAGACAACAACAACAAAGATAAGAACATTGCTTCAACAAATTCAACATCTACTTCTTCCCCAGCGTCCTCTACTTCCTCGGGGATTCGCAGGGGAAGAAGTAGAACTAGGCGAGCCCTTCCACCATCGTCGCCTTTGATTATTGGCTCTTCTTCTTCGTCATAAACTCATAATGATGtgcaaaaattgatttttttttaaaaaaatctttgttGTTTAGCTCAATTAAAGAAGTTGCTTTAACAGAAAAAAGAAGCAACTAACTGGGTTTTtcaaattgaaattttttatgCTTCATTCTTTTCATCCAATGATCTTATAAATATATCTTCATTTTTAGGGAGAGCAAAAAAATGGGATATTGACAATTTGTAATACCTAGTATCTTGCACTTCATAACTGCAATTATCATTTAAATCATTGTTTAAAATTTGAAATGTATTGATGATCTTCTAGATTGGATAATCAAGTGGAAAATCACATATGAATGATGAACCAAAGAGCAAAGATAATGGGAAAATATTTTAACGTTAAATTTAATGTCACAATTTAAGACAAATATTTGAATGAATGACTAACTCatcaaaatataaatttattacggtactaaatataattatttaggtTAAAGTGAATAAAAAAGAATTTGTTCGTAATTGCATAATGTTTCCTGCAAATTGACTTCAACATCTGGTTCCTTCTTTTTagattgttgtttttttttttgggtggggGAGGTTGTGTACAACATAGCaaatagagaaaaataataaaagatatgattaaTATGAGCTTTTGTTTTGTCAAAATTTAGTTTAACGTttagaagggaaaaaaaaaatcttgaGTTGCATTTCTGCCATGACTGCTTTAGAATACAACTAAACAATCCCATTAAAAAACATGTTCCAAAACACCAACATGAAATTGATTGAGTGATAGTGAagtgcattttttttctttttcattttttttcgagTCTAAACTCTAAGAAAGTAAATATAATACTAAAAGATTGATGGAAACATTGGGCGAATATAGTTCTGAAGAATGTTATTTCAAGAATTTAAAATTGTCTAACACTCTATTTTCTCTAAACATATATTCACATTTGTTCCTTGAAAATGTCTAGGGATTAAATTTTTAAGTTAataatcaattaatatttttattttttttaatttttatcctaTGATAATAATTCAAACGTTTAATATTTgtttattaactattttattcGTTGATTATTGATTAAAGAAAAATTACTTTCCTAAAACTGTTGGAATAGCATTCCACTGTAATGTTGATATTGTATACACAATAGTGAAGTGAATTAATGATGGAATGGAACCAATTGAAAGAGAAGAATCTTTGCAAGAAAACATTATTATCTGTGCCGTAGTGAGTGTATAGTGTCCTAGATgtgagtaataataataataagggttTATCAATATTGTGTGACATATGTtaagtttataaattaaaattttttttattaaaaattaattttttttattaaaaatataaaaattaaattttaatgtatttattttatattcattacatacaaatatttaaatttttttattaataataaattaagaaCATATATTAGTtaaattctaataataataatgatgatgatgatgatgaattaaTTGAAAATGGTCCTCACATTCTTCACACATGCCCATTGCCAAAGCAGTGACACTGACAGAGACATGTTCTTTGGAAGATTTGTGCTGTCATTTTCCGTCACAAAGTCTATCTGTCCCTATAAATATAattcattgtttttctttttaggGTAATGACTTTTGCTACTTAGAGCTTTAATCTTTTTCCTCCTTTGATAATTGATACTATTGGAGTCAACAAAGATGTATGTTAGAGCAACTACTTTTGACTAACAATAATAGACACAAGGACAATACCTTATTTAATTTAAATGTTACTTTAATAAAGAATATTTTAAGGAAAAAAATTGTGTAGCAAATTTCCTCAATTTCCacatatataatagataataaataTTGTTAAGATATTGGTGAAACAATATACATATTTTTATCCACATCACATTCTTGTACAATGAAAATGAAAACgtatatctatttatttataagtcaccaaaaaaaaattctatttatttatattgtattctttttcctttttcagtgGTAGAATTGTGAGATTTTAATCATTTTATACTTGATGATTCATTACATCACGTATGAATGGGTTGGATACAcgatttcataaaaaataaatctagattgacatatttaaaaaaaaaataagagaaaaatccaaaacaaTCCTTGACAATTACCTCAAAAGACAACGAGGTCCTCAACAAAAAGAAATACCTAACTCGGCTCCTGAGCTTTACTTTTATGGGACTGATTAgctcctgtgc from Arachis ipaensis cultivar K30076 chromosome B09, Araip1.1, whole genome shotgun sequence includes these protein-coding regions:
- the LOC107618196 gene encoding deSI-like protein At4g17486 isoform X1; this translates as MMLCRKSSRNGVVSGSVPVYLNVYDLTPINGYAYWFGLGVYHSGVEERTVSDLGSVSEKKNVHSVEYAFGAHEYSSTGIFEGEPKRCEGFRFRKTILIGKTDMGPDEVRAVMEELAADYRGNAYNLITKNCNHFCNDTCLRLTGNPIPSWVNRLARIGFMCNCVLPVTLNSTKVRHHRIEDKPCEAEKQALKSDSDNNNKDKNIASTNSTSTSSPASSTSSGIRRGRSRTRRALPPSSPLIIGSSSSS
- the LOC107618196 gene encoding deSI-like protein At4g17486 isoform X2, coding for MMLCRKSSRNGVVSGSVPVYLNVYDLTPINGYAYWFGLGVYHSGVEVHSVEYAFGAHEYSSTGIFEGEPKRCEGFRFRKTILIGKTDMGPDEVRAVMEELAADYRGNAYNLITKNCNHFCNDTCLRLTGNPIPSWVNRLARIGFMCNCVLPVTLNSTKVRHHRIEDKPCEAEKQALKSDSDNNNKDKNIASTNSTSTSSPASSTSSGIRRGRSRTRRALPPSSPLIIGSSSSS